The following nucleotide sequence is from Psychroflexus torquis ATCC 700755.
ATTTCGTTTTGAACTTTCAAATCAAAATATTGATGAATATTTTCTGAAGAGCCCAAGACTGTTCCTGATATAAAATTGGCCGATGAAACCAGCTTACTGTTATGGTAGGTATGGGATTTAAAGGTTAGCCCTAGAGCTATAGTCATAAGAATGATAAACACCAAACCCGTCTTATTTTTAATAAGAAAAATAATGATTTGCTGCATAACACGTTTTTATTTTAGAAGTACAGGCTTATAGCGTTCTAAATCTTTTAAAGTGATCCCCGTTCCTCTTACAATAGCTCTTAGGGGGTCTTCCGCTATGTAAACAGGTAAGTCTGTTTTTTGAGATAGGCGTTTATCCAAGCCTCTTAACATAGACCCTCCTCCAGCAAGGTATATGCCAGTGTTATAAATATCTGCAGCTAATTCTGGAGGAGTTTGAGATAAGGTTTCCATCACAGCATCTTCTATTCTTAGTATAGATTTATCTAAGGCTTTTGCAATTTCTCTAAAAGAAATTTCCACTTGTTTTGGTTTACCGGTTAGCAAGTCCCGACCTTGGACACTCATATCGTCAGGTGCAGTTTCGAGATCTTCGGTAGCAGAACCAATTTGGATCTTGATCTTTTCAGCAGTACGTTCTCCAATAAACAAGTTATGCTGTGTTCTCATGAAGTAAATGATATCATTAGTAAACACATCACCAGCAATTTTTACAGATTTATCACAAACAATACCGCCAAGCGCAATAACTGCTATTTCGGTAGTACCTCCACCTATATCAACAATCATATTTCCTTTGGGTTGCATAATGTCTACACCAATACCAATAGCTGCTGCCATAGGTTCGTGAATAAGATAAACTTCTTTGCCGTTTACTCGTTCTGCAGAATCTTTAACCGCTCTCATTTCTACCTCTGTAATTCCACTAGGAATACAAATGACCATACGTAGGGAAGGCGTGAATAAGCGCTTTTTGAGTGCAGGAATTTCTTTTATGAACATACTGATCATTTGCTCACTTGCATTAAAATCTGCAATAACCCCATCTTTAAGAGGACGAATGGTTTTGATGTTTTCGTGAGTTTTCCCCTGCATCATTGCAGCCTCTTTTCCAACCGCTATAATCTTTCCAGTAATTCGATTTATAGCTACGATAGAAGGGCTGTCGACAACGACTTTATCTTTGTGAATTATTAATGTGTTGGCAGTACCTAAGTCGATAGCGATATCTTCAGTTAGAAAGTCAAAAAATCCCATGTTATAATAAAATTAGAAGAGGATGAAGTTAGTGAATTAATGCTTAAAGTGACGCGTTCCTGTCATTACCATAGAAATATTATTTTCGTCACAATATGCAATGCTAAGTTTGTCTTTGATAGATCCTCCAGGTTGGATTACAGAAGTAATACCCACCTTGCCTGCTATCTCTACACAATCTGGAAAAGGAAAAAAAGCATCACTAGCCATAACAGAATCTTTTAAGTCAAACTTAAAATTTAAAGCCTTTTCAATAGCGTGGTTAAGCGCATCTACTCGAGAGGTTTGGCCAGTCCCACTTGCTAGCAATTGTTTGTCTTTTGCCAATACAATAGTGTTGGACTTGGTATGCTTACAAATCTTTGAAGCAAACAACAGATCGTCAACTTGAGAGTCTGTTGGGGATGTTTTTGTTACTGTTTTTATTTCTTCTTCGTTATCTGTTTTGAGATCCCTGTCTTGAACTAAAACACCATTAAGACAAGTTCTCACAATCTTATCTTCAAATTGGAATACTTTTTGGACGAGTATAATTCTGTTTTTCTTTTTGGTAAGTATTTCCAAAGCTTCATCACTATAACTTGGAGCAATGACAACTTCACAAAATAGGCTGTTAATTTCTTCTGATGTTGCTTTATCAATTTCTGTATTTGAAATTAAAACTCCTCCAAAAGCAGAGACTGGATCTCCTGCTAATGCGTCTACATAGGCTTTATAAATACTATCGCGTTGAGCAAGGCCACAAGCATTATTATGCTTTAAAATGGCGAAGGTTGGTGCATCATTAGTAAATTCTGCCATCAAATTGACCGCAGCGTCTACATCTAACAAGTTATTGTAAGATAATTCTTTGCCGTGAAGTTTATTAAATGCTTCATCAAAGTCACCAAAGAAAAACCCTTGTTGGTGAGGGTTTTCTCCATATCGTAATTCTACTCCTTTCTCAAAACTTTGTTTATGAGAAGGAAGTTGTTCTGTAGTGTTGAAGTAATTAAAAATGGTGGTATCATAATGAGAAGAAATCTGGAAAGCCTTTGCAGCAAAATTCTTTCGCTCTTTAAGGCTTACTTTTCCTTTCGAGTTTTTAAGAACTCCCAGAAGGCTTTCATAATCTGATTTTGAAGAGACACAAAGCACGTCTTTAAAATTTTTGGCAGCAGCTCTTATTAAGGAGATGCCTCCTATATCAATTTTTTCAATACTATCTTCTTCATTCGCGCCAGATGCTACGGTATCCTCAAAAGGATATAAATCAACAATAACCAAGTCGATTTGTGGAATATCATAAGATTTTAATTCCTCTTGGTCTTGCCCGTTATCACTTCGATTTAAGATCCCTCCAAAAACTTTTGGGTGAAGGGTTTTAACTCGACCTCCTAAGATAGAAGGGTAGGACGTAATATCTTCTACGGGAGTAACATCTATATCTAAGTCTTTGATGAATTTTTCAGTCCCTCCAGTAGAGTAAATTTGTACTCCTAGATCATTTAAGGTTTGTACAATAGGCCCTAAGCCTTCTTTGTGAAATACTGAGATTAAAGCGGATTTTATTTCTTTTTCTTGGGCCATTTAAGATACGTTTTGTTAACGTCCCAAATGTAGAACATTGCCAATGAATATTTAAACGATGAACACCAAATAATCAGGAAATATAAAGCCCAGCTTTTGCTGGACTTTATATTCTAATTTTGGACACTACTATTTTAAACGATCATCCCCGCAGCGACAGTTTCCTTAGTAGACTCATCTACTAGTATTATGCTTCCTGTGCTTCGGTTATCTCTATAACTATCAATCATCAATCGATGAGAAGTTTTAAGTTTTACTCTAGCAATATCATTCATTGTTAAATCCTTATCCTCTTCATTTCGTTTGAATGTATTGACATCCACTTTGTAAACCACCTCTTTAATGACAGCTTTTTGCTCGTTGGAGGTATGCATGATAGTGTATTTGGTTCTAGACTTTAAAGGAGCGTTATTTAGCCAGCATAACATCACATCAAATTCTTGTGAAAGTTTTGGTTGATTGTTCTTTTTCACAATCATATCTCCTCTGCTTATATCAACATCATCTTCCAAGGTTATTGCTACAGACATAGGAGCAAAAGCTTCTTCAACTTCAGTTTCTCCAACGTTTATGGTTTTAATTTTAGACGTAAAACCAGAAGGTAATATAGCTACTTCTTCGTTCACTCTATAAATCCCACTAGCTATTCTTCCTGCATATCCTCTGTAATCTTCGAAGCCTTTGCGTTGAGGTCTAAGAACGGTTTGCACTGGAAATCTAGCATCAATTTTGTTGATATCACTACTAATGTGTAGGGTTTCTAGCTCATGCAACATTGGCGAACCTTGAAACCAAGTCATATTTTCTGAGCGGTTGACTACATTATCACCATCTAATGCACTTATGGGTATATAACGCACGTCTTTGATAAGTAGTTTCGAAGAAAACTCTTCAAATTGCTCCACAATGGAGTTGAAGGTCTCTTCAGAATAAGATACCAAGTCCATTTTATTTACACACACTATAATGTGAGGAATATTTAATAAAGAAGCTATAAAGGTATGCCTTTTTGTTTGCTCAATAACTCCGTGTCTTGCATCAATAAGGACAACAGCAGCATTGGCAGTAGATGCGCCAGTCACCATGTTTCTAGTGTACTGGATGTGACCAGGTGTGTCTGCGATAATAAATTTACGCTTTGGTGTTGTAAAATATCTATAAGCAACATCAATAGTAATTCCCTGTTCCCGTTCATCTTTAAGTCCGTCGGTGAACATAGCAAGGTCTACACCTTCTATTCCTTTTTGTTTACTTGAATTTTTTACAGCGGCTAGTTGGTCTTCAAAAATGGATTTGGAATCGTAAAGCAGTCTTCCAATAAGTGTGCTTTTACCATCATCTACACTTCCAGCAGTGGTAAATCTTAGCAATTGGTTTTTATCTATTTTCATGATATGCATCAGTTTTTGTAATCAGAATTTTGGGTGTTTTAGAGAAATTATAGTCTAGAAATAGCCGTCTTTTTTTCGATCTTCCATCGCAGTTTCTGATCTTTTATCATCACTTCTATTTCCTCTTTCGGTTTCTCTCATCGTAGAAACCTCCTCAACGATTTTTTCCATAGTGTCTGCGTCAGACTCTATTCCTCCTGTAATGGTGATGTCTCCTAGGGTTCTAAATCTTATTTTTTTAGAGACTATTTCCTCATTAGGCTCTAGTTTTAAAAATTCAGAATTTGGAATCCAAGACCCATTTCTCTTCACTACGTCTCTCTGGTGAGCTAAATATAAAGAGGGGATTTCTATTTTTTCTTTGGTGAGGTAGTTCCAAACATCCATTTCTGTCCAGTTACTGATAGGAAAGGCTCTGAAGTGTTCTCCTTCAAAATATTTCCCATTGAGTAAATTCCACAGTTCAGGACGCTGATTTTTAGGATCCCACTGCCCAAACTCATCTCTATGCGAGAAAAAACGTTCTTTTGCTCTTGCTTTCTCTTCATCTCTACGGCCACCGCCAATAGCACAATCCACTTTATGCTCTTCTAGACTATCCAACAGCGTTGTGATTTGTAAAGCATTTCTAGTTGCATTTTTACCTTTTTCTTCGGTAACACGTCCTTTATCTATCGATTCTTGGACAGAACCTACAATAAGATTGACACCTAGTTGTTTGGCAAGATCATCTCTAAATTGAATAGCTTCTGGGAAATTATGCCCGGTGTCTACATGCATTAGAGCAAAAGGAATCTTTGCAGGATGAAAGGCTTTTTTGGCCAAATGCGTTATAAGAATGGAATCCTTCCCTCCAGAAAATAAAATAACTGGATTTTGAAATTGGCCCCAAACTTCTCTTAAAATAAAGATGGCTTCTGATTCCAACTCTTCTAAATAATTTAAATAATAGGTGCTCATAGTTTTATATTCTTCGTGTTTCTTCTAAATAATCTATAATTTGCTTCACGCTCATTTCTATACTAATATCTACTGTAGAAATCTGAAGATGTGGGTTTTTTGGAGCTTCATAGGGTGCGTCTATGCCCGTGAAGTTTTTTATTTCTCCAGCCCTTGCTTTTTTGTATAAGCCTTTTACGTCCCTATTCTCACATTCTTCTAAGGAGGTATCTACATATATCTCAATAAGATCTTCATGGCCTACAATTTCTTTAACTTGATCTCTGTCTGAAATCAATGGAGACACAAATGCAGCGATAGTTACCACTCCAGAGTCAACGAAGAGTTTTGCAACTTCAGCGATTCGCCTTAAATTCTCGTAGCGATCCTCTTTAGTAAATCCAAGCCCTTTATTAATTCCACTTCTTATGTTATCCCCATCTAAAGCATAGGTGTGGATTCCTTTATAAAATAATTCTTCTTCAACTTTATTTGCTATGGTCGATTTTCCAGAACCCGAAAGCCCGGTAAACCAAAGCACAAAAGAATCGTGACCATTGACTTTATTTCTATGCGATCTAGTTATATCGTAGTCATGTATGACAATGTTTTTACTCATAATGTTGTTTTGACATGAAAATAACCGTTCAAAAGATTTTCTCTATTGTAAAGCATTTCTTCATTTGTATCTAGGCTTATAACTCGAAGGCCAACAGCTTTACAAATAGCTTGTCCTGCAGCGGTATCCCACTCCATTGTGGGTGCATATCGAGGATATACGTCTGCCTCTCCTTCTGCGACTAGGCAAAATTTTAGAGAACTTCCTTTGGAAACAATTTCTACTGGTTTGTGATGTGTGTCTTTCAGTTTCTCTACATAGTCCAAAGTGTCTTGATTCATGTGAGATCGGCTTCCAACCACTCTAATGGGATTAGAGCTCTGGCTCGGCTTCAAAGGGTTTGCTTTTTTCAGTAAAGTATCCACATCAAACTCTCCTTGCGGAACTTCTACTTTATAGGAAGTTTGGGTCTCAACATCTCCCACATATAAAATGCGCTGCGCAGGAACATAAATAACTCCAAAAATTGACTTTTGTTCATCAATCAGAGCAATATTGACGGTAAATTCACCATTCTTTTTTACAAATTCCTTAGTCCCATCCAGTGGGTCCACAATCCAACAAGTTTTCCAGGACTTTCGGTCACTATAGTCTATAGTTTTGTTTTCTTCACTAATAATTGGGATAGAAGTCGTCTCCAAATAAGACATGATCACTTTATTGGCTTCTTGATCTGCTAAAGTTAGCGGAGAATTATCTTCTTTATATTCTACTGCAAAATCTTGCTTGTAGATGTTCATAATAGCTTCACCTGCTTTTATAGAAGCCTCAATTGCCTTTAATTTATTTTTATGCATATAAGTAATTATTTTAACTTAAGTCCTGATATTCATTTGATTATGTTTGTGCTAAAACATGAATTTCAAACACTTATCTTTATTTTTTATAATAATTGATAAAAGTATACAATTTCTACCAATTTAGTAGACTATTCAAATTTGAAAACAGAATTTTTTTATGTTAATTTTTTTTCTGAAGTAAAATTGTAATTATTTACTCTTTCTTTCGACAATTAAAATCGAAACTTTGATTCTTAGATTCAAGCATGTAAATAAAAAGTTATGAAAACCATCAACACCTTTTTTTTTGGTCTTTTTTTCTCTGTTTTAGGAGTGGGGACTACTTTGAGTCAAAATATCCATCAGCATCATCAATGGCAGGATTTACTTGAAACTTATGTGAATACTCATGGAGATGTTGATTATAAGAATTTGAAACAAAATGAAAAGAAACTCGACGCCTACTTAGATCTTCTTTCTAAAAACCCTCCTGAAGACTCTTGGACCAAAAATAAAAAGAAAGCTTACCTTATCAATGCGTATAATGCGTTTACCGTAAAGTTGATTTTAGATCACTATCCCATAGAAAGCATTAAAAATATTGGAGGTTTTTTTAGCAGTCCTTTTACTACAGAATTTGCAAAAATCGGTGGTAAATTATATTCCCTAGATGATATTGAAAAAGGGATGCTTTTGAAAATGGGAGATCCTCGCGTTCATTTTGCCGTGAACTGCGCTTCAGAATCTTGTCCCAAATTGTTGAATGAAGCTTATGTAGCTGCAAAACTCGAAAAGCAACTTGATGCTTCAGCAAAAACCTTCGTAAATTCTGATAAAAATAAATTATCAAAAACTAAAGCAGAGCTCTCTAAAATTTTCAAATGGTATGCTTCAGATTTTGAATCTGAATTTGGGTCAGTAATAAGATTCATAAATATCTATGCAGATGAAACTATAGACGAAGAAGCATTTATAAATTATTTGTCATACTCTTGGGAACTGAATGAAATGTAGCTGGCATGATTAGTATCATTATTCCTGTTTATAATGAAGCTGAAGAGGTTATAAGCAACCTTATACAAATTCAGAATAGAATAAGTTCTTTTGGGTATGTTAAGGAAATTCTCGTTGTGGACGGCGGAAGTAACGACGGAACTTTAGCTTTAATTAATCAGTTTGACGGTATCAAATGCTTGGAAAGTAAAAGAGGAAGATCAAGGCAAATGAACCATGGTGCTAAACAAGCTACTGCAGAAATCCTATATTTTCTGCATATCGATTCTTTTCCACCACAAGATTTTGATAGGCTAATTGAAGAATCTGTTCGAGATGGACACCAAGCTGGATGTTTTAAAATGAAATTTAGGAGTCGACATTCCTGGCTTCAATTTATTAGCTGGTTTACAAAATTCAATGCCAGGTTTTGTAGAGGTGGTGACCAGAGTTTGTTCGTCACAAAATCTCTTTTTGAAAAGGTAGGAGGCTACAATGAAGAGTTTCTGATTTATGAAGATCATGAAATTTTAAAACCGATTTATGACTCTTCTGGTTTTAAGGTGATTCAGCATTCGATTTCAACATCTGCAAGACGTTTTGAAGATAAAGGCATTTTGAAATTACAGATTCTCTTTTGGATAATTTATTTAAAAAAATGGAGTGGGGCTTCATCAGATGAGCTTTATAGCTTCTATATGAAGCACATTAACAACTGATTTTGTTTACCTTAAGGCTCTTGACTTATTTGATAAACTAGTTTTACATCTTAAACGTTGATAGTTTGGTGCAAAAACACATCCTACCGATTAAAGACTGGAAACTAATCTGGAAGAAATCAGTGTTGATGAAACAGTTATAGTTAAGGTTCCAAAAACACGAGAGACTTTTAGTTTTTCTTTTCAGTTGTAAACATTCTTACGTAGAAAGCGTAATTTTTTGATTGGATATTTATCATTTGTTTTTACAAAAAACAATCAAGGTTAATAACTACTCTAACAGTATTATTTGACATTTTGAGAAGAACATTATTTTGAATATAACTACTTTTACTCCCCCAAATAAGCATTAGGAATCGTGTTTTGTTTGCGTATTGGTTATTTTTTCTGTGACATACTTGAAAGCTCAAGACAAATTAGTTCTGTTTTTTTATAGGCTTAAACTCGGGGTTTCTGTTTCAGAAGTTTAAGGTGCTGAGAAAATTAATCCTTTCAGGACACCGATATTGAGTGGTGTGCAGACGGAATATAAATTTATAAAAAGTTGGTAGTCAACCTGAGTTAATTTATACCAAGTGAGGTATTGTAAAAGAGGCAACCCCAATAGAACTCAATTTGATCTTTCTTTGAAATTAGATCATCTAAATCTGCCGATTTTATTTAAATACTTTGTTGTGGAAGGCTTAACTTTGAAATTGGGGTCTGGAATGAGTTATCTTATCAATTCTCAACACAAAACTATAGTAGTGTCTAAGTCTTCTATTTAATAAATTTCAGACCAATTTAAGGACGTAAATTATAGAGCTAATAGTGGAGGTCAATTATAAAATGGAATGAGGCTTTACTATTGGATTTAGATATGATAGAAATTTTATCGTTATCAACAACGGAAATAACCCAGAGACAGGTCAACTCAATACCATTATATGACAGCTCAGTTTTCAATACTTTTTTAAATAATACTAAATACTCAAGAGTCTAAAAAACAGTACCTTTGCAAAAAATTTGAAAATGAAAGATCCTAAAAAAAATAAAACCAATCCAAAGACGTCTCCAAAAGATAAATTCAGTAAGAAAGAAGTTGCGCAGTCCAAAGTAGACAAGCAAATTAAGAATCCAAGTGCGGGCATGCGTCTTAACAAATACATTTCTAACTCAGGGGTTTGTTCCCGTCGCGATGCTGATATCTATATAAAATCTGGCAACGTAACGGTAAATGGAGAGGTGATTATAGAAATGGGACACCATGTGAAGCTAGAGGATGAGGTTAAGTTCGACGGACGTAGAATCAATCCAGAGCCTAAAGCATATGTTTTGCTTAATAAACCCAAGAGCTTTTATGTCACGGGTAGTTACGAAAAAGGGAAGCTTACCGCTTTAGACCTAGTCCAAAATGCCTCTAAGTCTAAACTTGCACCGGTTGGCAAATTAGACACCAGTGCTATGGGACTTATCCTCTTTACAAACGATGGTACGCTGGCTAAAAAACTCTCGGGTCATAAAAATGGAATTCGACAAATTTATCAAGTTGAATTAACTAAGCCTTTAAGAGAATCTGATTTAGAAGTGATTAAAGATGGTCCGTTTATCGAAGGTTCTAAAGTAAAAATTGAAGAAGCGGCTTTTGTCGACAATAGACCAAAAAACATCGTAGGACTTGAACTAAGGAGTCAACGTGCTCATATCGTTCAACGTATATTTAAAAAACTGGGTTATGAGATTGAAAAAATGGATCGCGTGATTTATGCAAATCTCGATAAGAAAAATTTACCTAGAGGTCATTATCGTCACCTTACCAGACAAGAGGTCATCAATTTAGGAATGGTTTAAAACACTCTAATTGGCAATCTTTGTCATAATTTTAATGTTTTGAATTGTCTTGTCTTTTTGATTACTCGGCTCAAAATATAACAGCTCGCAAAGCAACTTATGATCACCAAATGGACAACATTGAATTTATGGAAAGGTAAAACTTTTCTAGTATCTTTTCCGATTTAGGTAATACAATGCTGCTGAGGGTAATGTAAAAAAGATGCGTATAAGTGATAGTAGTTAAAGTTATGGAGGTTACCGCTAATTACTTATAATTCCCTTCTGATTAATTTTATCATCAAGCATTTTGGTTATTAGAGTATTGAAAATCGCGACCTTGTTCCGCAAGTGGTTTTGTTTATGACAGAACTCATTGAAATACCGATTGATGTTGAACTCGCTTACCCATAAATATGTTTCTTTTATCTATGATTTTACCTGATGAATTATGGTGTGCAATGCTTTAAAGTTCTGCCTAATGTTGCTTGGTATTTGGGCAATGTTGAAAGCTTAGGCAAAAGATCCGTATCTTCTCCAAGGGTCTGTCGTGATGAGCGCATCTCTTTAGATGTGGTCCACAGATATATAATTGTAATGAACTTGTCGAAAAGTCCATTATGCTTACCATATACAAAGTTTGACCTTACCCAGATCGGTAAGTTGTAAAGCTTTCGATGCTTTCTTTCTCTTTCTTGACGTCACAGCTACGAAAGATTTCCACTTCCTTATAGCCCCAAGTACAAACTCTACAACATGTACTACGCGATACAAGTGTTTGAAGTAGAAGACCATAGGTGTATGCAGATATTATATTGGCGAGCAAAATCCATCTTAATTTGACAGGCGGTAAGGTTATATTTTAAACACATACATTTGTTCTAATTCTTCAAACTAGAGAGGTATTCCTTGCATTCGAGACTCGTTTTAAACCGATCAGAGAACTCTAGAAGATTTTGATCTTTAAGTGTGCTCAAATTTATTAATTTTAATTAGCCTAGAGTTAAGTATTTGTTGACTGACCTCTTTAATCTTAAACAAATTTGGACCTTTAAATCTTAAAAAGAGATCTATAATTTTAACAAATTATCAGTTTTTTTTTATTCATAAATAAACTTATTTTGCATAATATTATTAGTCTTTTGTCTATTTTTATTCCCTATTACTAATTGAAATAGGTGTTCATTTTTAAAACTATTTTTTTACTTAACTTTAAACCAATAATTACCTATTATAAATGAATACAAAGTATATTGACCTCATAAGTCAAACTTATCAATTTCCTCAGGACGAATTTCAACTTAAAAACGATCACCTGACATTTCACGACATCGATTTGATGGAATTGGTTGAAAAATACGGCGCCCCTCTTAAATTTACCTACTTACCAAAGATTTCTGAAAATATTCACAGGGCTCAAAAGTGGTTTAAAGATGCCATTGAAAAGAATAATTACAGAGCGACTTACAATTATTGCTATTGCACCAAGAGTTCTCATTTTAAACATGTTCTAGATGAAGCCCTTAAAAATGATATTCACATAGAAACATCATCAGCATTTGATATAGATATTGTCAATAGTTTAAAGGAAAGGGGTAAAATCACCAAAGACACTTATGTTATTTGTAATGGCTTCAAGAGAGATCAATATGTCTCTAATATTGCTAATCTCATCAATAATGGACATCAGAATTGTATTCCAGTGATAGATAACTATGAGGAAATCGATTTGTTAACCAAGGCGATTGATAAAGATTTTAAAATAGGTATTCGAATTGCATCAGAGGAAGAACCAAAGTTTGAGTTTTATACCTCAAGGTTAGGAATAGGCTATAAAAATATTATTCCGTTTTACGAAGATCAAATCAAAAACAATGATCAAGTGGAGTTGAAAATGCTTCATTTCTTTATCAATACAGGTATAAGGGATAATGCGTATTATTGGAATGAACTTCAGAAGTGTTTACGTGTATATACTCGCCTAAAGAAGGTATGCCCAAGTTTAGATAGTCTCAATATTGGTGGGGGTTTTCCCATAAAAAATTCACTGGCTTTTGAATATGATTACCAATATATTATTGAAGAGGTTGTTAGTCAAATTAAAT
It contains:
- a CDS encoding arginine decarboxylase, with translation MNTKYIDLISQTYQFPQDEFQLKNDHLTFHDIDLMELVEKYGAPLKFTYLPKISENIHRAQKWFKDAIEKNNYRATYNYCYCTKSSHFKHVLDEALKNDIHIETSSAFDIDIVNSLKERGKITKDTYVICNGFKRDQYVSNIANLINNGHQNCIPVIDNYEEIDLLTKAIDKDFKIGIRIASEEEPKFEFYTSRLGIGYKNIIPFYEDQIKNNDQVELKMLHFFINTGIRDNAYYWNELQKCLRVYTRLKKVCPSLDSLNIGGGFPIKNSLAFEYDYQYIIEEVVSQIKLTCEEEEVPVPHIFTEFGSFTVGESGGAIYEVLYQKQQNDREKWNIINSSFITTLPDSWAISKRFIMLALNRWNDRYERVLLGGLTCDSDDYYNSEQHVNAIYLPKYEKENPLYIGFFNTGAYQETIGGFGGLQHCLIPSPKHILIQKNDDGSLSTKLFSEQQKSEDLLKILGYHGV